The region ACATAATTTCTTAAACTCGGATGCGGTAATGGggttcttatttatttaatagttATACTTAAAATCTTAAACTTATTAATGTATTAATATTTGGAATTAATAgtaagaaaataatttatttgaattttgaactcATAAATGTAAATAAATCGATGATAAATTGAGGCAAGATAGTGATGCCCTATATTATCCAAAACggaataaataaatagataatgCTGACAAGGGGATGGATGAGATTCttcaattataaaaaataatactatgccAAAAggggaaaaatataaaaacactgCATGAAAAGTTGAAAATGGACTTAGCCAAAGAAAGGTAGAAGCATACATGCATGCCTGCATAAGTCAACATGGAATAGTTTAGACACAACGGCTCTCATGATCattattatactactactacttactaAAAACTACTACTGTGATTAACCAAATCAGTTGAAATTTCTTGCTTAGAAAgatcatatttttaattttaaaatactaaaaatcgTTAAAATTTTTTCCATTTACAAAAAGACAAGTAAGTTTAATTTCATGTCAATCAGACTTTTGCAAGCGtgtatatttttatcattttagctATAGAACTCCCCCGGGaggggatcccctgctgtgcacagcaGGTGCGGTCCCCTCACTGTACATACACTATTCAtttgtttaataataaaaaaaaaattaataaaaaaatgaatagtgAGGGGACCGCACCtgctgtgcacagcaggggatcccctCCCGAACTCCCCCCTTTCTTAATTCCTAACTTGTGATCAGTTGTACTTACTAAGGAATGATTGGTGTTTATAGCCAAATTTATTAAGAAACAACAGCAAAACAACCGAAACTagacaaattaattttatctttaataTCAAAACGTTAAATCTATCATCATTATATATTTCAAAAGTTTAGCAATTTATTATTTCCAAGAGCATAGTGGTAGCAAATGCCAAACGCGGAGGGTTTGGAGAAAATTCAAAGGAATTGGGGTCCAACAAAGTTAAAtaagtactactagtataaaaAAGACAAAGCACTTAATTATGTCAATATAATCATCTTTAAAAAGAGAGTGGCGATATAGTCATATAATACTACAAGATAATAATTACCTTAGCTCTTAACTTTATTTTGAAATGGATCTAATACAAACAATTTGAAATGATGTAATTACTTCATAAATGTTGCTTAGTCGAGTTTTACATGGCTCTGAGTCCTTTTTTAAGGTGTCAGGAAAATATTGGGACAATAGTGATAAAATAGGGATTTGTGAACTAACAATGTAAAAGGATTAAAAAAAGATTAGTAATGaacaattaaatcaattgaagaCAAAAATGAAGCCAAGAAATCAACTAGCTGTTGGATCACAGGTGGGACTGCTCCATCCACACATTAATTCTTTATTCTTTGGAATAATTATGTAAAAATACCAAGATTTTATTTCAATGACGTCGGTCCAGTACTTCCTCACCGGTGCAAAATTTATTATTGTCGTTacattttatttctaaataaGACAATATAATAGACATCAGCATTCAATGCTAAACCAATGGAGCAGCTGGATgtatagtatagtatagtatagtatagtatagtatagtCAGTGGCAAGATAAATAGACGCATTCCACACattatataattttcttttaataattATCAGCATGACGAATGGGCTTTTCTAAAATACATCTTCAAAAACATATTAGGCCTAACTCACTCACTAAATAAAAATCTCTGTACCATGATTGACACATCCCAGAGGTGCTTACCTTGTGTAATAGGAGTAGATCATATTGATTAAGTATATGAAGTATTAGATGTGTTTGCATTTACAAACAATTATAGAAAAGAGGTCAGCGTCAGCCTACATATATCTAGAGTATTCCATTTCATTGCTATAATCATCAGAACATAGTTCTTGATCATGGATATCTTGGCTAGCATGATTGAGCAACAAAGGGCAATTCATGAATGTATCAAGAGGTGAGTGAAGAGTAGAGGGATAGTGGTTGAATGCACCTTCAGACAAAGAGGTATATGATTCTGCAGGGGCTTCCCTGAGCAAAGAAAGGGAAAACGAATCATTCTTAGTTTGTGGAAACTGCCAAGCAGGATTGCCTTGTGGAAAATCTTCTGTGGAGAATTCTGGAGCTGACGAGCACTTCCACCAATTGTCGCTATGAGGCCTGCAATCCAAAACCTTGTTAGGCAATCTTGGGTCTCTGTAAGACGATAGAATGTTGCTGTAAGGAAGATCATTATCTGCATTCTTATCCTCCGCCAAAGTGATGCGTTTTGGACTGTTGGGAAAAGATAGAGAAAATTGCCCTGGTTTTACCATTCCATACTTCACATCATCGAATAGTGGTTGGACCTCGCGCATTAAACAGCCAGTTGAAACATAATTTGGCAATGGTTTGATTAAACAACAGCTTGAAAATAAGGGCGAGGGGCAAAATCCTTCGGTATCAAGCACATTATCCACTATTCCCTGCTGTTTCCAATCATTGGCTAGCCTGTGGCACACATCCTGCCTGGTACCATGGTCAAATCTACCCTTTTCCAATCCAAAATCCCATTCCAGTGAGTTTCTATAATGTTCCTCTCTTCCATGTCCAACTATAGGACCACTTTCATCAGGATATTTGAAATGAAAGGCACCCAATGATCTAAAGCTTTCAAAAGGTAAGCAGAAAGAATAACCAAGCCGTGTGTCATAACTGTTGCATATACGACTGCTTGAATGTTGATCAGGATCCATGGTTTTGTTTTGAAGATACTCTTTGTAGTAATTGAAAGGAAACTCAGGGTGAAAGCTATCCAATTCCATGGGTACAATCTCACTTGATCTTGATCTTCCACAACGATCCATGGTTTTCTGATGATCACCCTCTTTGTCATAATTGAAAGGAAATCCAGAGTCAAAGCTATCCCATTCTCTGAGTACAACCTCACTTGATCTTCGACACCGATCCATGGTTAATTGAAGATCACCCTCTTCACGACAATTGGAAGTAAATCCATTGTCAAACCTATCCCATTCTCTGAGTACAATCTCACTTGATCTTTCAGAAGAAACTTTCGGGAGTTCCTTATGGCAGTCGCTTTTATGGGACAAAGGAAGCCCCTTCACCATGTTATCAGGCTCATAAATTGTGAGGGATTCACTAGTAATATCAGCATTTTCTTTTGATGAATACTGGAAATAAAAGCTAATcagatggagtataatataacACAAAAAAAGTAGATAAACAACCTTTTATAAAGAGAAGGTAGGCAAGCTTACACTGTTCCCATTCCCCTTAGGAATCAGCCGGGACATGAGGGAAGAAACCAAATCAGACCTGAGAGAAAACACAGACGGTTGAAggaaaataatttgttttatgaTGACAAAGATTCATCTGTTATTACATATCTTACCGCTTTCCATGGAGCTTCCCAACTTCAGAAGAGGTAGTATGAGCAACCCACTGGCGtaatttctttctcttttcataaaaaattcCTTTCTCATTGCATTCATCCTCTGGACAAGGCAAATCAAAACTACAAGATCATAGAGGACAATGAATAACTATATTGAGAAGAAATTTATATGATGGGAATTGGGATTCAGATTGTATaatgtaatactccctctgtcccctaataggagtcgctctttgaccgggcacgagttttaagaaatgtagagaaaagttggttgaaaaagttagtggaatgtgggacccacatttttatattggttttataataaaatgtgagtggagtgagttagtggaatgtgaggcctactaccatttatggtaaaaatgaagagtgactcttaatgggggacggcccaaaatgaaaattagcgactcttattcggggacggagggagtatcatattAGAACAAGAGATGTTGAATGTATGAACAGAAATACATTTGATAGACGACATGGGGccaaataatactctctccgttccttcatagttgaggcactttttttgggcacggagtttaagagatggatgtttagtgtgttaagtggGTGGGTAAGAAagtagataaagtaagagaaagaaaaaagtagagagaataaagtagaaaaatgaatagagtagagagaataaagtaagtgagtgAATGAAGTAGGAAAGAAAAAGTGAGTTATTTATTACTCACCTATATGGAAATGACTTAACTAGAAAggaacttcccgaaatggaaaaaatgactcaactatgaaggaacgaagggagtactaataATAAGATCGTGGAATTTAACTCTTGGCTGCTAACATTAGGCCAAAGATGAATAGAGAACAAGATCCAATAAAGAAAAGACAATGAAAGCAAATGATATTTCAGCagattattgaaaaaaaaagtgttgCTCCAGTGCTATATTGACAGTTTGACACTAAAGATTCATGTGATGAAATGTGCAGCATATTGAGTGAATGATAATGCAAGAATTTTGGAAGACAAATCACAGAGAAAACCTGACTTCTCTGTTGCTTGATTCAACCGGGACGAGATCAGAAATTTTTTGACAGGTGTAGCAGTTTCAGTAAGCAATGATGACCTCTGTTTGGTCTTGTGAGTCAGCTCTGCATCAATTGATAGTGTAACTAGAAAGCAATAACTATACGCATATAAAGTTTGATCAGAACTTAAAGATGGCAAACCTTTACTTCTAATCTCATTAGATTCACCATATCTACTGACAGGAGATGAAACAAAAGGCTTATGGCCAGATGGCCCTGCACTTTCTCCAGAAATGGACAAGTTGCGGTCTTTAATGCCAGGATCAAGCTCTTCAGATTCTTTATTAGTCACTGCAAATAATATCAGAACAGCTGTGATCAATCTCAGCCAACCTTATTCACCATTTAGATTCAATTTGTTTCATGCCATGTGAGAAATCTTCAACACTTTAGTGATGCTAGTATTCTTTGGACCAAATGCCAAGCATTAACTGTAAGGTTACAACCAAATATTTTAACCTCTAGGAAGGTCGCAGATTTTGTAGCTCTTCAACTGTTCATTTTCTTTATGCAGTGCATGGAAATGACCATTAACAGCACCTTCCTTCACTTTCCTAAAATATGCATATTCTGAAGTTTTGGGACCACCACCTTCAAAATGCATACATACacagaaaaagagagagagagaacttAGTGTTCATCAGTCACAAGTAATGAATCCCTCAGCATGCTCCACAGCAGAGGATAAACACATATTCCTAGAGAACGATCACGAAAGCAATAAAGTTGACCATGAATTTGTAACTATAAACAGCAAATCTGTTACGATTATTTGGATGGAGATTGATTTGGAATCCAGCAGTCTCTACCTATTGTAGTGACcaggaaaaaatataaaaacagcACTGATTGGAGTGAATTCGGAACCTTTTCATTTCAAATCAAAGTTTTCACCCAAAACAATAAAGTAACAGAAATTAGAAGGAAGTGTGCTCAAAGGACCAACATTTCGGAGACTGAGCAGCTTCATGCCCTCCAGAAGAAGCATCCGTTTCAGCATCGTCGAATCTCACTCTCTTAGCCTTACTAATCTCTACAAAACACAACAGAAATCGCCCCCGCCAAAAAAACACAACAGAAATAGTAATCAATAACACTGATTCATTGAAAACGACAAGTAACAAGGAACGGAATGAAATTCTGTTCTATAGTATTTACGTTGAGGAAGATGTGGATCAAGGATCAAGCTACATAAAACTGCGAGAAATTCAAAGATGAATTACAAGAACAAGTAATTGGATAGAAATCGTTGTACCAGACGGCTTCTGGAATCGACGATTTCGAGCGATGTCTCCGGCAGTTTTGGTAAGTGGAAATCCAGTTTTTGGTTTGAACCTTCGTCTCATTGCTCCTCAATAATTTGAAtcctatttttttaatgtgaagcCCTAATATATCGAGAGCCATTTTTAGGCGCCAAATGAGTAACCGCGTCTGCTCGTCGACGGATATTAATttctacttcctccgtccacaaaaaaataaGACACATTTGCTATTTTTTATTATCCACGAAAAAATAGGGCGTAttcaaaaaatgaaagttttgaacaacttattttttttttccactcTCTCACTAATAATATAAACCTCACATTATAAAAcactatttctctcttactttttcccttctctcttattttaccaattctacattaaaactcgtgctatTCACAAAGCGctatatttttcgtggacggatctcatattccactaacttatcactcacattttataataaactaatataaaaacaCGGAGTATATATTACACTAAATTTTcgaaccaacttttctttacattttttaaaactcgttaGTGACagttagttgggacggaggagtatcaTTCTAGAAATATGTCATAGAAAGTTGAAAGGTGAATTTGAATAGCCGTCTACACCGTCGAATTACGTTATCAAATAAGGAAACAAACTATTGCAGATTCCATAATTATTAAAGTGTGGAGctttcaaaattacaaatttacaatatCTTTACGAAAGctaaatttcctaaaataaacCCACCACCGAAACTTTTCCATGTTCGAGTTCGATTAGTAATCAATCCCTAATCAAaatccaaaattaataaaaatttatattaaaaattcattctAGAAATTTCCCTTTGTTGAATTACCATCCACGATCTGAAATAAGGAAACAAAATAGTATATGTATGTACAAATCCACAACAAActgcatgagttttaataagtACTCAAAGgtaaatttcctaaaataaacTCAACTATTTTCCATGTTGGAGTTGGATTAGGAATCAATCCCTTTAAAACTAATACAAACCATCCAGTGACGAAGCCAGAAATTTTTTGTTGGGGTCCAAAGCTTAGATATTTTTTAGTGTCGGCATCTCCGAAATTTTTTTGTAGCATAGGCAATGGGGAATTGCAAAAGATATAGATGAATAATGAGAGGGAAAAAATAGAGAATGAATAATAGAAATTAGAAATATAATCTCTATTATAGTTTGAATGTAAGGTACAAGTAAATTACTTCATAATATAAGACTAAAGGTTAGATATATGCAAATAAAATAGCAATGGGAGTAAACTATTGTACATAaaagtgtaagaaaataatataagaattttttttggatttataGGCCGAAAGATTTGAACTTGGAAACATAgaaatataagaaattaaaacaattCTTGGAAGTAAAAGTGTTTGAAAAAAAGAATTGATTTGTAGGCTGAATGGATTGAACTTTGGGAACTTAAAACAAACTCCTataagtgtaagaaaataaagCAAAGGAAAAAAAGTTGGATTTTTAGCCGAAGGGGAGTCCAACTTGATATAAGGGAGCATAAAAATGTAAGAAAATTAAACAAAGGACAAAAATGatggatttggagactgtaggaTTCGAACTCAGGTGAATAACCACAGTGACTTGAGCTGATACAAACTGCACTATTCGCAAACTGTGTATTTATAATAGCATATATATGCTAATAATTTCTTTAGCTGGGGTCCCAGTGCCCCCAGGCCTCATAGTGACTTCGTCCCTAAAACCATCTATAAAAACGTAGTCCCTATACAAGTTGCAGACGCTAAAATACAGAGAATTATCAATCATGAGGATGAGGAGATTTCCAAAGAAGAACAAAGCCATTCCTCGCGAATTGACGACGCATATTCTGTCTCGAGTTGCAGCATCTTCCGTAGCCGACATCTCTAGCATTTAAGCAACGGTATGTCTTAGTTTTCACGGTTGATTTGCTTACTTGTTTCTCAAAGttgactaattttattttactatcttGAATATCTTTAACTACAATTTTATGAAAACTGCAACGTGGTTTAATATTTAAAGTTAGAATGGATCATAATCTTAGCAAATCCTATTTTTAGACATGAAAAATCTCAATACAAGATGATCAACCGTTTTTTATGACATATGGCCCTAGTTGtttatattcaattgattatgcgttgtgtgtgttttttatttactcgtaaTTAACTTCACTTGATTAATTATGCATTTATTTTTGAGCCGCAGTTGTAAAGAACTACGTGAAATTGCTGAAGATTCATACATCTACCCACATGCAAGTTTAGACAAATTTCCAATTGTTGAATGGAGTCCATTATGTGagaagaaacaaaagtttcTCAACAAATGCAAAGAAAACTCTAATCCTGAAATCTGGTATAGGGAAGCACTGGTGCGTTTATATTTctaaactatacaaaaaatatatactctTCAAATTTGAAATAGGAAAAATAAGTTAACATGTTTAATTGGTTAGCGTGACAGTTGGATTTTTTTCACCAAGAAAAATAGCTCTCCGAAAATTCGCCATGGCGTCTGAAGCAGGGCACGTACAAGCCCTATACCTATGCTGCATTTTGATGCTTTTAAGTGGGAACAAGAGGGGGATTGGAATGATTGCCAAGATTAAGAAAGATGGAATAAGAGTGGGATTGTGTTGCAGAAAATTGATAGAGaaactgctacaaatgtgggtGTTGAATCCATTGCTTAGTCAGCCGCGGTTGCTTTGTAGCAAACACCACCGGCGAACAAATAACTGGTCCCGcgaagacgacgacgaagaAGATGACTGCGCAACCTGTGTTGCTGCTAGACATATTGAGCTTCTTTGTGCTTGTTCCCACATTTAATTGTCATCAACATTTTTCTTCCAACAATTCAATTCAAATCTTATATGTATAATATTTGTTTCACGACTTGATCGATTCATGATTGTTCAAAAATTTATCGAACCGGAAAGTTAATTATGGCTAACCCGATCCATGACAAAATAAACGTACAATTTTTGGATGGCTTCAAATCATGTGGGATTAATGGGTCGTGTACGGTATAGTAAAAAATACAAACCAATCAGTACAAAGCATTTCCAATAGAGCTTAACATCGGGATCAATgatataataaaaatacaaccCTCTAGCTTAATTAACTAAAATGTCgtcttatatatttaatttctttttattatcATTAAAATTATGGTATTATAAGCTGGTCGTGCACATGTATGGTAATTTTGGTATGAATTAAGTCAATTCAGATCAAACATATCGAATATGCACATACAAGTTTGGGTATGAAATCAACCGAATCAAACTATACctatcaaataaaaattaacaaaaaattatatgCAAAAACTTTTTATTCAAAAAAGAGTTTTTATAAGCATGTGGGAATTACAATTGAGTAATCATAATTTTGGCTGGCTTCAAATCATGTGGGATTACAATtaagcagtggcggatccaggattaaaaaacggagggggtggaataaaataataaaatattaaatataatacttcAATATGTTTTTTTAGCAAAATGAAAGTCTATTACAATTCAAGTAGCTCTAGCATCTGTTAACCGAGACAACTGATTTCTACGGGTATCCATATCTTGAAAACGTTTCAAGATTCTTTCATTAGAAACACTAGCAAAGATGGATCTTTCATTGTATACTACCAAACTATCAAGATATAAGTATAATTGTATTTTCATTAGTTGTATAATGCACCGGGTAATT is a window of Salvia splendens isolate huo1 chromosome 3, SspV2, whole genome shotgun sequence DNA encoding:
- the LOC121793590 gene encoding uncharacterized protein LOC121793590 isoform X3; translation: MRRRFKPKTGFPLTKTAGDIARNRRFQKPSEISKAKRVRFDDAETDASSGGHEAAQSPKLTNKESEELDPGIKDRNLSISGESAGPSGHKPFVSSPVSRYGESNEIRSKELTHKTKQRSSLLTETATPVKKFLISSRLNQATENFDLPCPEDECNEKGIFYEKRKKLRQWVAHTTSSEVGKLHGKRSDLVSSLMSRLIPKGNGNSYSSKENADITSESLTIYEPDNMVKGLPLSHKSDCHKELPKVSSERSSEIVLREWDRFDNGFTSNCREEGDLQLTMDRCRRSSEVVLREWDSFDSGFPFNYDKEGDHQKTMDRCGRSRSSEIVPMELDSFHPEFPFNYYKEYLQNKTMDPDQHSSSRICNSYDTRLGYSFCLPFESFRSLGAFHFKYPDESGPIVGHGREEHYRNSLEWDFGLEKGRFDHGTRQDVCHRLANDWKQQGIVDNVLDTEGFCPSPLFSSCCLIKPLPNYVSTGCLMREVQPLFDDVKYGMVKPGQFSLSFPNSPKRITLAEDKNADNDLPYSNILSSYRDPRLPNKVLDCRPHSDNWWKCSSAPEFSTEDFPQGNPAWQFPQTKNDSFSLSLLREAPAESYTSLSEGAFNHYPSTLHSPLDTFMNCPLLLNHASQDIHDQELCSDDYSNEMEYSRYM
- the LOC121793590 gene encoding uncharacterized protein LOC121793590 isoform X2: MRRRFKPKTGFPLTKTAGDIARNRRFQKPSEISKAKRVRFDDAETDASSGGHEAAQSPKCGGPKTSEYAYFRKVKEGAVNGHFHALHKENEQLKSYKICDLPRVTNKESEELDPGIKDRNLSISGESAGPSGHKPFVSSPVSRYGESNEIRKLTHKTKQRSSLLTETATPVKKFLISSRLNQATENFDLPCPEDECNEKGIFYEKRKKLRQWVAHTTSSEVGKLHGKRSDLVSSLMSRLIPKGNGNSYSSKENADITSESLTIYEPDNMVKGLPLSHKSDCHKELPKVSSERSSEIVLREWDRFDNGFTSNCREEGDLQLTMDRCRRSSEVVLREWDSFDSGFPFNYDKEGDHQKTMDRCGRSRSSEIVPMELDSFHPEFPFNYYKEYLQNKTMDPDQHSSSRICNSYDTRLGYSFCLPFESFRSLGAFHFKYPDESGPIVGHGREEHYRNSLEWDFGLEKGRFDHGTRQDVCHRLANDWKQQGIVDNVLDTEGFCPSPLFSSCCLIKPLPNYVSTGCLMREVQPLFDDVKYGMVKPGQFSLSFPNSPKRITLAEDKNADNDLPYSNILSSYRDPRLPNKVLDCRPHSDNWWKCSSAPEFSTEDFPQGNPAWQFPQTKNDSFSLSLLREAPAESYTSLSEGAFNHYPSTLHSPLDTFMNCPLLLNHASQDIHDQELCSDDYSNEMEYSRYM
- the LOC121793590 gene encoding uncharacterized protein LOC121793590 isoform X1; amino-acid sequence: MRRRFKPKTGFPLTKTAGDIARNRRFQKPSEISKAKRVRFDDAETDASSGGHEAAQSPKCGGPKTSEYAYFRKVKEGAVNGHFHALHKENEQLKSYKICDLPRVTNKESEELDPGIKDRNLSISGESAGPSGHKPFVSSPVSRYGESNEIRSKELTHKTKQRSSLLTETATPVKKFLISSRLNQATENFDLPCPEDECNEKGIFYEKRKKLRQWVAHTTSSEVGKLHGKRSDLVSSLMSRLIPKGNGNSYSSKENADITSESLTIYEPDNMVKGLPLSHKSDCHKELPKVSSERSSEIVLREWDRFDNGFTSNCREEGDLQLTMDRCRRSSEVVLREWDSFDSGFPFNYDKEGDHQKTMDRCGRSRSSEIVPMELDSFHPEFPFNYYKEYLQNKTMDPDQHSSSRICNSYDTRLGYSFCLPFESFRSLGAFHFKYPDESGPIVGHGREEHYRNSLEWDFGLEKGRFDHGTRQDVCHRLANDWKQQGIVDNVLDTEGFCPSPLFSSCCLIKPLPNYVSTGCLMREVQPLFDDVKYGMVKPGQFSLSFPNSPKRITLAEDKNADNDLPYSNILSSYRDPRLPNKVLDCRPHSDNWWKCSSAPEFSTEDFPQGNPAWQFPQTKNDSFSLSLLREAPAESYTSLSEGAFNHYPSTLHSPLDTFMNCPLLLNHASQDIHDQELCSDDYSNEMEYSRYM